The following are encoded in a window of Roseimaritima ulvae genomic DNA:
- the istB gene encoding IS21-like element helper ATPase IstB — MNNTISPMLKKLRLSGMNESLEVRLHEASSTGLTHLEFFELMLQDEINIRGDRQIERRIKKANFRDVRRLEDFDFGFNKTIKKNAVYELATGRFVRERRDVLWLGPPGTGKSHLCQSIGLSLIRAGMTVYYRSIFDVVRDFLHDEALDGHERILKRYLEPDLLIIDDMGMKQLPKRSGEYLFEVVMRRHDVRSTMMPSNRPLEEWGKLIGDVPSATAILDRFLHHSEVMQITGRSYRMGNSEKTSNSTKAPTGSATEEA; from the coding sequence ATGAACAATACGATCAGTCCGATGCTCAAGAAGCTGCGTCTAAGCGGCATGAATGAATCGCTGGAAGTGCGGCTTCACGAGGCCTCTTCCACGGGGCTTACGCATCTCGAATTCTTTGAGTTGATGTTACAAGACGAAATCAATATCCGCGGTGATCGCCAGATCGAGCGTCGAATCAAGAAAGCTAACTTCCGAGACGTTCGTCGTCTGGAAGACTTTGACTTCGGATTCAACAAGACGATCAAGAAGAATGCGGTGTACGAGTTGGCCACCGGCAGATTCGTTCGCGAGCGTCGTGATGTGCTGTGGCTGGGTCCTCCCGGAACCGGGAAGAGTCACCTGTGCCAATCGATCGGGCTGTCTCTGATCCGTGCCGGCATGACGGTCTACTACCGCAGCATATTTGACGTGGTTCGTGACTTCCTTCATGACGAGGCTTTAGACGGCCACGAGCGGATCCTAAAACGCTACCTGGAACCCGACTTACTGATCATTGACGACATGGGGATGAAGCAACTTCCCAAGCGTAGCGGCGAGTATCTGTTCGAGGTGGTCATGCGTCGCCACGACGTTCGCAGCACCATGATGCCGAGCAACCGTCCGCTCGAAGAATGGGGCAAACTGATCGGCGATGTGCCGAGTGCGACGGCGATCTTGGATCGGTTCTTGCACCACAGCGAAGTGATGCAGATCACGGGTCGTAGTTACCGCATGGGAAATTCGGAAAAAACTTCAAACAGTACCAAAGCGCCAACCGGGTCGGCGACCGAAGAAGCTTAA